One genomic window of Papaver somniferum cultivar HN1 unplaced genomic scaffold, ASM357369v1 unplaced-scaffold_150, whole genome shotgun sequence includes the following:
- the LOC113335926 gene encoding F-box/kelch-repeat protein At3g06240-like, translated as MMSDYKGAVCYKIDVYAVKSDSWSSIQGTVNYSFRRGGNESYGVFFNGALHWLGSITTQKTSTEVIICFDIGSETMVNMPLPENIIPPIDYQGIMYANVGVWGDCISIIFIWGSVRIDVWVMQEYGVNKSWVKKPSATLLRWPGYVFPYWRPLWFYDSGEFLVDHCGEKFLLCDPAIGIISVPVCDITMENNRVSYVESISSLNSGKYMEKRITNGILKNPEPLQSR; from the exons ATGATGTCGGATTACAAAGGAGCTGTTTGCTACAAAATTGATGTTTATGCAGTAAAATCAGATTCATGGAGTAGTATTCAGGGCACCGTGAATTACTCATTTCGTCGTGGTGGTAATGAATCTTATGGTGTGTTTTtcaatggagctcttcattggttgGGAAGTATAACCACCCAAAAAACCTCGACCGAAGTTATAATCTGTTTTGATATTGGCAGTGAGACAATGGTGAATATGCCGTTACCTGAAAATATTATTCCACCTATAGATTATCAAGGAATTATGTACGCAAATGTGGGAGTTTGGGGAGACTGCatttctataatttttatttgGGGATCAGTTAGAATTGATGTGTGGGTTATGCAGGAGTATGGAGTAAACAAATCTTGGGTCAAAAAACCTTCTGCAACCCTGCTACGATGGCCTGGGTATGTCTTTCCATATTGGAGGCCGTTATGGTTTTATGACAGTGGGGAATTTCTAGTAGATCATTGTGGCGAGAAATTCCTTTTATGTGATCCAGCTATTGGAATTATTTCAGTGCCAGTCTGTGATATTACTATGGAAAATAATCGAGTGAGTTATGTGGAGAGCATAAGCTCCCTTAATTCTGGTAAGTATATGGAGAAACGAATTACAAATGGGATCTTGAAGAATCCCGAACCACTACAGTCGAG GTGA